In Saccharomonospora marina XMU15, one genomic interval encodes:
- a CDS encoding FAD-binding and (Fe-S)-binding domain-containing protein has product MTDFLAQLADAVSGDVDSGPAAQAMYSMDASNYRQVPEAVVFPRSVADLEATVRVCSANGVPITARGAGTSIAGQALGKGVVVDYSRYLNRVLEIDAERGTARVQPGVVLDTLRAAAAPHGLTFGPDPSTHSRCTLGGMIGNDACGPHSVAWGRTADNVVSLDVLTADGTRFNTATPPEELTGRADEIHEGLRALASDNLALLRTGFPTLPRRVSGYALDALLPEHGFDLTRALVGTEGTCVLLTEATVRLVPSPPSRVLVVAGYADDVAAADAVPSVLPLRPLTVEGMGADLIDALLVRGRRTAALDNLPEGRGWLFIEVGDETAELAQRRARELADTLAQRTGATTSVATDPAQARQLWSIREAAAGIATRMADGSEAWPGWEDAAVPPENLGSYLRGFRELLARHGLRGIPYGHFGEGCVHVRIDFELTTERGRRAFRSFMTDAADLVVAHGGSLSGEHGDGQARAELLPRMYSPELLRLFEAFKEIWDPRDLLNPGNLVRPRPLDADLRFEGPVLPLPTTLRYPHDDGSLTTATRRCVGVGKCIDTSTGVMCPSYMVTRSEQHSTRGRARLLFELMRGETITDGWRSTEVRDALDLCLACKGCLSDCPVNVDMASYKAEFLHQHYAGRLRPISHYSLGFLPLWARLAHAAPGTANAVLRSTGTAALVKRLGGIAAERSLPAFSRVSLRRALRRLPRRPAGRRRVMLWPDTFTNFFSPEVGVAAARVLDYAGFDVVLPRSSVCCGLTWISTGQLDVARRVLRRTLRVLEPELRAGTPIVGLEPSCLAVLRHDVHDLLDVDSLDALTLGAFLKREAPGVQFPRLPATAAITQQHCHQHAVFGNAAEEQLLREVGVGNRTLDSGCCGLAGNFGMERGHYEVSVGAANRVLVPEVSAAEPDTLVLADGFSCRTQIGELTGRKALHLAQVLATAIDQGFR; this is encoded by the coding sequence ATGACCGATTTCCTGGCTCAGCTCGCCGACGCCGTGTCCGGCGACGTGGACAGCGGGCCCGCCGCACAAGCCATGTACAGCATGGACGCCTCGAACTACCGCCAGGTCCCCGAAGCGGTGGTGTTTCCCCGCTCGGTGGCTGACCTCGAAGCGACGGTGCGGGTGTGCTCGGCCAACGGCGTACCGATCACCGCGCGCGGCGCGGGCACCAGCATCGCCGGTCAGGCGCTGGGCAAGGGCGTCGTCGTGGACTACAGCCGCTACCTCAACCGGGTGCTCGAGATCGATGCCGAACGTGGGACCGCCAGGGTGCAGCCCGGTGTCGTGCTGGACACTCTGCGTGCCGCCGCCGCGCCCCACGGCCTGACCTTCGGCCCGGACCCCTCGACGCACAGCCGCTGCACCCTGGGCGGCATGATCGGCAACGACGCCTGCGGCCCGCACTCGGTGGCATGGGGTCGAACGGCCGACAACGTGGTGTCTCTCGACGTGCTCACCGCCGACGGCACCCGGTTCAACACGGCGACCCCGCCCGAGGAACTGACCGGCAGGGCCGACGAGATCCACGAAGGACTGCGGGCGCTGGCGAGCGACAACCTCGCGCTGCTGCGCACCGGGTTTCCCACGCTGCCCCGCAGGGTGTCCGGGTACGCGCTCGACGCGCTGCTGCCCGAACACGGATTCGACCTCACAAGGGCACTGGTGGGCACTGAAGGTACCTGCGTGCTGCTCACCGAGGCCACCGTGCGGCTTGTGCCCTCGCCACCGTCGCGGGTGCTCGTCGTTGCCGGGTACGCCGACGACGTCGCGGCCGCGGACGCGGTGCCGAGCGTGCTGCCGCTGCGACCCCTCACCGTGGAAGGCATGGGCGCCGACCTGATCGACGCCCTACTGGTGCGGGGCCGCAGAACCGCCGCGCTCGACAACCTTCCCGAAGGAAGGGGCTGGCTGTTCATCGAGGTCGGGGACGAGACGGCGGAGCTGGCACAGCGCAGGGCGCGCGAGCTCGCCGACACGCTAGCCCAGCGCACCGGTGCCACCACATCGGTTGCCACCGATCCCGCGCAGGCCCGCCAGTTGTGGTCCATCCGGGAGGCCGCGGCCGGCATCGCAACCCGCATGGCCGACGGGTCGGAAGCCTGGCCCGGCTGGGAGGACGCGGCCGTGCCGCCCGAGAACCTCGGCTCCTACCTGCGTGGCTTCCGCGAACTGCTGGCCAGGCACGGGCTGCGTGGCATCCCCTACGGCCACTTCGGCGAGGGCTGCGTGCACGTGCGCATCGACTTCGAACTCACCACCGAACGCGGCAGGCGGGCCTTCCGGTCGTTCATGACCGACGCCGCCGATCTTGTCGTGGCACACGGCGGCTCGCTGTCTGGCGAGCACGGCGACGGGCAAGCCAGGGCTGAACTGCTCCCGCGCATGTACAGCCCCGAGCTGCTGCGGCTGTTCGAGGCTTTCAAGGAAATCTGGGACCCTCGCGACCTGCTCAACCCCGGGAACCTTGTGCGGCCCCGGCCGCTGGACGCCGACCTGCGCTTCGAAGGACCGGTCCTGCCGTTGCCGACCACACTGCGCTACCCGCACGACGACGGCAGCCTCACCACGGCGACCCGTCGTTGCGTCGGTGTCGGCAAGTGCATCGACACCTCCACCGGCGTGATGTGCCCCAGCTACATGGTGACCCGGTCGGAACAGCACTCCACCCGCGGCCGTGCCCGCCTGCTGTTCGAGCTGATGCGCGGCGAGACGATCACCGACGGCTGGCGTTCCACCGAGGTGCGCGATGCCCTCGATCTCTGCCTTGCGTGCAAGGGCTGCCTTTCCGACTGTCCGGTCAATGTGGACATGGCCTCCTACAAGGCCGAGTTCCTGCATCAGCACTACGCGGGCCGCCTCAGGCCGATCAGCCACTACTCGCTGGGTTTCCTGCCGCTGTGGGCACGACTGGCACACGCCGCGCCGGGAACGGCCAACGCGGTACTGCGCTCCACCGGCACAGCAGCGCTCGTCAAGCGGCTGGGTGGGATCGCCGCCGAGCGCTCACTGCCCGCGTTCTCCCGGGTCAGCCTGCGCAGGGCGCTGCGCAGGCTGCCGCGCCGCCCGGCCGGCCGGCGCAGGGTCATGCTGTGGCCCGACACCTTCACCAACTTCTTCTCGCCGGAGGTGGGAGTCGCGGCCGCACGGGTACTCGACTACGCCGGTTTCGACGTCGTGCTGCCCCGCTCGTCGGTGTGCTGCGGGCTGACCTGGATCTCCACCGGGCAACTCGACGTCGCGAGGCGCGTGCTGCGCCGCACGCTGCGGGTGCTGGAGCCCGAACTGCGCGCGGGCACACCCATCGTGGGGCTCGAACCCAGTTGCCTCGCGGTGCTTCGCCACGACGTACACGACCTGCTGGACGTCGACAGCCTCGACGCACTCACGCTCGGGGCATTCCTCAAGCGCGAGGCACCCGGCGTACAGTTCCCCCGGCTGCCCGCGACCGCGGCGATCACCCAGCAGCACTGCCACCAGCACGCCGTGTTCGGTAACGCGGCCGAGGAGCAACTGTTGCGCGAAGTCGGTGTCGGCAACCGCACGCTCGACTCCGGGTGCTGCGGCCTGGCCGGGAACTTCGGGATGGAGCGGGGCCACTACGAGGTCTCGGTTGGCGCGGCGAACCGGGTCCTCGTGCCGGAGGTGTCGGCCGCGGAACCCGACACGCTGGTACTCGCCGACGGCTTCAGCTGCCGTACCCAGATCGGCGAACTCACCGGCAGGAAGGCCCTGCACCTGGCGCAGGTGCTGGCCACGGCCATCGATCAGGGGTTCCGCTGA
- a CDS encoding DUF3558 domain-containing protein: MSGSSATESAGSSVGGSGLPHSGAPAVADPLPESALAGDPCQALTEQQVKDALGDGGSRDREGENAVGPFCRWHDLATGGGVRLSFSVKTRQGLSAYYANTRPQMAVFRDAGPIGGFPAVEYKTSENDVLCSVAVGLADEYALDVAVTLSRRNVGKVDSCEPAKTIATWAVGNLKVKAGG; encoded by the coding sequence GTGTCCGGGTCATCGGCAACGGAGTCCGCCGGTTCGTCGGTGGGTGGTTCCGGGTTGCCGCACAGCGGGGCGCCCGCGGTGGCCGATCCGTTGCCGGAGTCGGCGCTGGCGGGTGACCCGTGCCAGGCGTTGACGGAGCAGCAGGTCAAGGATGCGCTCGGTGACGGCGGCTCTCGGGATCGTGAGGGCGAGAACGCGGTCGGTCCGTTCTGTCGTTGGCACGACCTCGCGACCGGGGGTGGTGTCAGGCTCTCGTTCAGCGTCAAGACCAGGCAGGGCCTGAGCGCCTACTACGCGAACACGAGGCCGCAGATGGCCGTCTTTCGTGACGCGGGACCCATCGGGGGTTTTCCTGCGGTCGAGTACAAGACCAGCGAGAACGACGTCCTCTGCTCGGTGGCGGTGGGGCTTGCCGACGAGTACGCGCTGGATGTCGCGGTGACGTTGAGTCGCAGGAACGTGGGAAAGGTCGATTCGTGCGAGCCTGCGAAGACGATCGCGACGTGGGCTGTGGGGAATCTGAAGGTGAAGGCCGGAGGATAG
- a CDS encoding GntR family transcriptional regulator yields the protein MRQIDTERNLSRTVFDELRAAVVSGELAPGELYSVHDLAARLGVSRTPVREALIQLSERGMVRFERNRGIRILRTSAHDLEEVFAIRLLLEVPATYRATGQRVSGWVEELRGHLEDMRAAAEDHDEAGFMAADRCFHETINTASGNPRLARYVDSLRDMVLSRGTSTVDRSRGLADILAEHERIFEFVADGKAGQAAEAMRAHLLHTAELLIGQAAADIGEDPPRLDLGWTNYPG from the coding sequence ATGCGGCAGATCGACACCGAGAGAAATCTCTCGAGGACAGTCTTCGACGAGCTCAGGGCCGCCGTTGTCAGCGGTGAGCTGGCGCCCGGCGAGCTGTACTCGGTGCACGATCTGGCCGCTCGCCTCGGGGTGTCGCGCACACCGGTTCGGGAGGCTTTGATCCAGCTTTCCGAACGCGGAATGGTGCGGTTCGAGCGCAACCGTGGCATCAGGATTCTGCGAACCTCGGCGCACGACCTGGAGGAGGTCTTCGCGATCCGGCTGCTGTTGGAGGTGCCTGCCACCTACCGGGCCACCGGTCAGCGCGTGTCGGGCTGGGTCGAGGAACTGCGCGGGCACCTCGAGGACATGCGCGCGGCCGCCGAGGACCACGACGAGGCCGGGTTCATGGCCGCCGACCGGTGCTTCCACGAGACCATCAACACTGCCTCCGGGAACCCGCGGCTGGCGCGCTACGTCGACTCGCTTCGGGACATGGTGCTGTCGCGGGGCACTTCAACTGTCGACCGTTCGCGGGGACTGGCCGACATCCTCGCCGAACACGAGAGGATCTTCGAGTTCGTCGCGGACGGCAAGGCCGGGCAGGCGGCCGAGGCGATGCGGGCTCACCTGCTGCATACGGCCGAGTTGCTCATCGGCCAGGCTGCCGCCGACATCGGCGAGGACCCGCCCCGGCTTGACCTCGGCTGGACGAACTACCCCGGCTGA
- a CDS encoding CaiB/BaiF CoA transferase family protein, whose protein sequence is MSTLPLAGITVVALEQAVAAPFATRQLGDLGARVIKVERPGTGDFARAYDETVRGMSSHFVWLNRNKESITLDVKDPGDRDVLEALLAGADVFVQNLAPGAADRLGLSPDTLRCRFPRLIVCNISGYGAAGPYRTKKAYDLLVQCEAGVVSLTGTREEPAKAGIPVADIAAGMYAFSGVLSALYERERTGEGTSFDVAMLDALGEWVGFPYYYAAYGGSPPPRNGARHAAISPYGPYTVGDGSVVFIGVQNEREWKALCEHVLADPAVADDARFARNSLRVEHDAELTELIERALRHSDADDVVRRLDEAGIANARMRTMAEFAEHPQLAARQRWASVDSPVGQLRALLPPIDVSGRTPRLDPVPEVGQHSAAIRAELGFGEEP, encoded by the coding sequence ATGAGCACGCTCCCGCTGGCCGGTATCACGGTCGTCGCGCTCGAGCAGGCCGTGGCGGCGCCGTTCGCGACACGGCAACTCGGCGATCTGGGAGCCAGGGTCATCAAGGTCGAGCGACCGGGAACCGGCGACTTCGCACGCGCCTACGACGAGACGGTGCGCGGGATGTCGAGCCACTTCGTGTGGCTCAATCGCAACAAGGAAAGCATCACCCTGGATGTCAAGGACCCTGGCGACCGCGACGTGCTGGAGGCGTTGCTGGCAGGGGCCGACGTGTTCGTGCAAAACCTCGCCCCCGGCGCGGCCGACAGGCTTGGTCTGTCGCCGGACACGCTGCGGTGCCGCTTTCCGAGGCTGATCGTGTGCAACATCTCCGGCTACGGTGCCGCCGGGCCGTACCGCACGAAGAAGGCCTACGACCTGCTCGTGCAGTGTGAGGCCGGGGTGGTGTCACTCACCGGAACCCGGGAGGAGCCGGCGAAGGCGGGGATCCCGGTCGCGGACATCGCCGCCGGGATGTACGCGTTCAGCGGCGTGCTCTCCGCGCTGTACGAACGCGAGCGCACGGGCGAGGGCACCAGCTTCGACGTCGCGATGCTCGACGCGCTGGGGGAGTGGGTCGGGTTCCCCTACTACTACGCCGCATACGGGGGCAGCCCGCCGCCACGCAACGGCGCGAGGCACGCCGCCATCTCGCCGTACGGTCCCTACACCGTTGGGGACGGCTCCGTTGTGTTCATCGGCGTGCAGAACGAGCGGGAGTGGAAGGCGTTGTGCGAACACGTCCTGGCCGATCCCGCCGTCGCCGACGACGCCCGGTTCGCCCGCAACTCGCTGCGCGTCGAGCACGACGCCGAGTTGACCGAACTGATCGAGCGAGCGCTGCGGCACTCGGATGCCGACGATGTGGTGCGGCGCCTCGACGAGGCGGGCATCGCCAACGCGAGGATGCGCACGATGGCGGAGTTCGCCGAACACCCGCAACTGGCCGCACGGCAACGGTGGGCGAGTGTGGACTCCCCGGTCGGACAGTTGCGTGCGCTGCTGCCCCCGATCGACGTGTCGGGCAGGACCCCGCGCCTCGATCCGGTACCGGAGGTCGGGCAGCACAGTGCCGCGATCCGCGCGGAACTGGGCTTCGGGGAAGAGCCCTGA
- a CDS encoding sigma-70 family RNA polymerase sigma factor, which translates to MRTNLSPAAQAAVPEDDELTLAQAGDGDAFSRLVAPLRGELHAHCYRMLGSAHDADDALQEALVRAWRGLAGYSGRGSLRSWLYTVATRCCLDSVERRNRRALPVDLGPASERVVVGDAPRTDVAWLGPYPDHDLRDGFGEPGARYEQREAVELAFVAAIQHLPGNQRAALLLFDVLGFSAAEIARTMRTSTASVNSALQRARRIVADKVPPRTQQRTLREVGDDRVRAITTRFCVALERGDADALVALLTEDVTWSMPPLPHWYRGLAAVTDFAVQVPLTGCGAWRHRPTRANGQPAVACFLWDGEIGAYVAWSINVLTLRGDRITEITSFVGREHFELFGLPASVH; encoded by the coding sequence GTGCGGACAAATCTTTCGCCTGCCGCACAGGCGGCGGTCCCCGAGGACGATGAGCTCACCCTCGCGCAGGCGGGGGACGGTGACGCGTTCAGCAGGCTGGTGGCTCCGTTGCGAGGGGAACTGCACGCCCATTGCTACCGCATGCTCGGCTCCGCACACGACGCTGACGACGCGCTGCAGGAAGCGCTGGTGCGAGCCTGGCGTGGGCTCGCGGGTTACTCCGGTCGCGGCTCACTGCGCTCCTGGCTGTACACGGTGGCGACCCGGTGCTGCCTGGACTCGGTCGAGCGCAGGAACAGGCGTGCGCTGCCGGTGGACCTGGGTCCCGCGAGCGAACGCGTGGTCGTCGGCGACGCACCACGGACCGATGTCGCCTGGCTGGGGCCCTATCCCGACCACGACCTCCGCGACGGGTTCGGCGAGCCCGGCGCACGATACGAGCAGCGTGAGGCTGTCGAGCTGGCCTTCGTCGCGGCAATACAGCATCTACCGGGAAACCAGCGCGCCGCGCTGTTGCTTTTCGACGTGCTCGGGTTCTCCGCGGCCGAGATCGCCCGAACGATGCGGACCTCGACCGCATCGGTGAACAGCGCGCTGCAGCGGGCTCGGCGGATCGTGGCCGACAAGGTCCCTCCTCGCACACAACAACGCACCCTGCGCGAAGTGGGCGACGACCGCGTGCGGGCTATCACGACCAGGTTCTGCGTGGCGCTGGAACGCGGCGATGCCGACGCGCTGGTGGCTTTGCTCACCGAAGACGTCACCTGGTCCATGCCACCGCTGCCGCACTGGTATCGGGGCCTGGCCGCCGTGACCGACTTCGCTGTTCAGGTCCCGTTGACCGGATGCGGGGCGTGGCGACACCGGCCGACCCGCGCGAACGGCCAGCCTGCCGTCGCCTGCTTCCTGTGGGACGGCGAGATCGGTGCGTACGTCGCCTGGTCGATCAATGTGCTCACCCTGCGCGGCGACCGGATCACGGAGATCACGTCTTTCGTGGGCCGCGAACACTTCGAACTGTTCGGGTTGCCTGCTTCGGTCCACTGA
- a CDS encoding alpha/beta fold hydrolase: MSNPSTIATLRVADARLYYEMRGNGPVALLVGAPMDAMSFAPLADLLATDHTVITTDPRGINRSVLDDPHADSTPQSRAADLAGLLSHVGGGPAVVLGSSGGAVSALALAQVRPDLVHTVIAHEPPLNDLLDDRDRLHAATEEIVATHLRGDVEGAWRKFLELACIQLPEEVFQQLAGGERTAQQVADEHYQHAHMLRPTTRWRPDPVALRSTATRIVVGIGEESGGQLCERTSVALAELLDLEPTRFPGGHIGFVEDPAAFATRLRAVLGR, from the coding sequence ATGAGCAACCCCAGCACGATCGCCACCCTGCGGGTAGCCGATGCGCGGCTGTACTACGAGATGCGCGGCAACGGGCCGGTCGCGTTGCTGGTCGGCGCGCCGATGGACGCGATGTCGTTCGCGCCGCTGGCCGACCTGCTCGCCACCGACCACACCGTGATCACCACCGATCCGAGAGGCATCAACCGAAGCGTGCTGGACGACCCCCACGCCGATTCGACACCGCAGTCGCGGGCCGCGGACCTGGCCGGCCTGTTGTCGCACGTCGGGGGTGGGCCCGCCGTGGTCCTCGGTTCCAGCGGCGGTGCGGTGAGCGCGCTGGCACTCGCGCAGGTCCGTCCCGACCTCGTACACACCGTGATCGCCCACGAGCCACCGCTGAACGACCTGCTCGACGACCGCGATCGATTGCATGCGGCGACCGAGGAGATCGTGGCGACCCACCTGCGTGGCGATGTCGAGGGCGCCTGGCGCAAGTTCCTCGAACTGGCCTGCATCCAGCTGCCCGAGGAGGTTTTCCAGCAGCTGGCAGGGGGAGAACGCACCGCACAGCAGGTCGCCGACGAGCACTACCAGCATGCGCACATGCTGCGCCCGACGACCAGGTGGCGGCCCGATCCGGTCGCCTTGCGGTCGACCGCCACCCGCATCGTGGTGGGCATCGGCGAGGAATCCGGCGGCCAGCTCTGCGAGCGCACCTCTGTCGCACTGGCCGAACTACTCGATCTGGAACCCACCAGGTTCCCCGGTGGCCACATCGGTTTCGTGGAGGACCCGGCTGCGTTCGCCACCCGGCTTCGCGCGGTGCTCGGCCGGTAA
- a CDS encoding beta-propeller domain-containing protein, producing MRKRLAWWLAAVSLAVGACGSPEAAPPLWNQRAQAGLVAFESCEQVLRELREAYATVPTRGAITEGEVGAAPPDGKAAVPQAPAGAERGGGADSADSAEPAPGHSTTNNHEQGVAEPDLVQTDGRRVVTVADGTLRVIDVANRRTTSRVWLPGGAGEELLLFGDRALVVGQGTSITLVELSGQARVLGTLRIEGGYVDARMAGGRARVVVSSTPRLPVPPGEPAFDAATVDDWLPSYELTTPQGSRSGRLVDCDRVSHPDTYTATSFLTVLTFDLTAPLGTGDPVTVAADGGTVYGTARSLYLAHETGYRTEIHRFDLTGAGPAEHVASAAVEGTLLSQYAMSEHDGHLRVATTRRSDNVVTVLAASGSTLTKVGSLAGLGRNEQIYAVRFFGTTGYVVTFRRTDPLYTLDLTDPTDPEVVGELKITGYSAYLHRASDGKLLGVGQEADELGRTTGLQVSLFDVTDAARPRKVAEHELVGGRAQVESQTHAFLYWEPTGLLVLPTDTDALVLRLAGHRFTDLGTIGRGLPVRRALVVGDEVWVVSTSGIGVHDEKTLAELAWLPFEA from the coding sequence ATGAGAAAGCGCTTGGCCTGGTGGCTCGCCGCCGTTTCGCTCGCGGTGGGAGCCTGCGGCTCGCCCGAAGCAGCCCCGCCGTTATGGAACCAGCGGGCACAGGCCGGGCTCGTGGCGTTCGAATCCTGTGAGCAGGTGTTGCGAGAGCTGCGGGAGGCCTACGCGACCGTGCCAACGCGGGGCGCCATCACGGAAGGGGAGGTGGGCGCGGCGCCCCCCGACGGCAAGGCCGCTGTCCCGCAGGCTCCTGCCGGCGCGGAGCGGGGTGGTGGCGCCGACAGCGCGGACAGCGCCGAACCCGCACCGGGGCATTCGACGACGAACAACCACGAACAGGGGGTGGCCGAACCCGACCTGGTGCAGACCGACGGTCGCAGGGTGGTCACCGTCGCCGACGGGACGCTGCGTGTCATCGACGTGGCGAACCGGCGCACCACGTCCAGAGTGTGGCTACCGGGTGGTGCGGGCGAGGAGTTGCTGCTGTTCGGTGATCGGGCCCTCGTGGTGGGGCAGGGCACGAGCATCACGCTCGTCGAGCTGTCGGGCCAGGCGCGTGTTCTCGGCACGCTGCGGATCGAGGGCGGCTACGTCGACGCCAGGATGGCAGGCGGCCGCGCACGCGTCGTGGTCAGCTCGACGCCCAGACTCCCCGTTCCACCAGGGGAACCGGCATTCGACGCCGCCACCGTCGACGACTGGTTGCCTTCCTACGAGCTGACCACACCCCAGGGCAGTCGCAGCGGCAGGCTCGTCGACTGCGACCGCGTTAGTCACCCCGACACCTACACCGCGACGTCCTTCCTGACCGTGCTGACCTTCGACCTCACCGCACCGCTGGGCACCGGTGACCCCGTGACGGTCGCGGCCGACGGCGGCACCGTCTACGGCACGGCGCGCAGTCTCTATCTCGCCCACGAAACCGGCTACCGCACCGAGATCCACCGGTTCGACCTCACCGGTGCGGGCCCGGCCGAACACGTCGCCTCCGCTGCGGTGGAGGGCACCCTGCTCAGCCAGTATGCGATGTCCGAACACGACGGTCACCTGCGCGTGGCCACCACGCGGCGATCGGACAACGTCGTGACCGTGCTCGCGGCGAGTGGCTCGACGCTGACCAAGGTCGGTTCGCTCGCAGGACTGGGAAGGAACGAGCAGATCTATGCGGTGCGCTTCTTCGGCACGACCGGCTACGTCGTGACGTTTCGCAGGACCGACCCGCTGTACACGCTCGACCTCACCGACCCCACCGATCCCGAGGTGGTGGGGGAACTGAAGATCACCGGGTACTCCGCCTACCTGCACCGCGCGTCGGACGGCAAGCTGCTCGGTGTCGGGCAGGAGGCCGACGAACTGGGCAGGACGACGGGGCTGCAGGTGTCGCTGTTCGACGTCACCGACGCGGCGCGCCCGCGCAAGGTCGCCGAGCACGAACTCGTCGGCGGCAGGGCACAGGTCGAGTCGCAGACCCATGCGTTTCTCTACTGGGAGCCCACCGGCCTGCTCGTGCTGCCCACCGACACCGACGCGCTGGTGCTGCGGCTGGCGGGGCACCGGTTCACCGACCTCGGCACGATCGGTCGTGGCCTGCCCGTCCGGCGCGCGCTCGTGGTCGGCGACGAGGTGTGGGTGGTGTCGACATCCGGGATCGGTGTGCACGACGAGAAAACCCTGGCCGAGCTGGCCTGGCTGCCGTTCGAGGCGTGA
- the mtnA gene encoding S-methyl-5-thioribose-1-phosphate isomerase, with amino-acid sequence MSRTIDWDGDAVVIVDQCALPESYRTLRLTTIDELVDAIKRLAVRGAPALGAAGALGVAMSARLHRGPGGTTGATDATNAVAADAERLASARPTAVNLRWGVERALAALPRGADAVTAEAVAMLTEDELVNKQASRNAADLVLRHCSRRPLRLLTHCNTGRLAAVDWGTALGVVRHLHAAGHVEYVLADETRPLLQGSRLTAWELAELGVPYRLLPDSAAPAAMATGLVDCVLVGADRVAANGDVANKIGTYALAVAAARHHIPFFVVAPESTVDRELPDGSHIVLEQRPAEEITHVAGTRVAPQGAQVFNPAFDITPAELVTAVVTEHGVLHVRS; translated from the coding sequence GTGAGCAGGACGATCGACTGGGACGGCGACGCAGTCGTGATCGTGGACCAGTGCGCGCTGCCCGAGAGCTACCGGACGCTGCGGCTGACCACGATCGACGAACTCGTCGACGCCATCAAGCGCCTCGCGGTGCGGGGCGCGCCCGCCCTCGGCGCGGCGGGCGCGCTGGGCGTGGCCATGTCCGCCCGGCTGCACCGGGGCCCCGGCGGCACAACCGGCGCCACCGACGCGACCAACGCGGTCGCTGCCGACGCCGAGCGGCTGGCCAGCGCCAGGCCCACCGCGGTGAACCTGCGCTGGGGTGTGGAGCGCGCGCTCGCCGCCCTGCCACGTGGCGCCGATGCCGTCACCGCCGAGGCGGTGGCCATGCTGACCGAGGACGAGCTGGTCAACAAGCAGGCGTCTCGCAACGCCGCCGACCTCGTGTTGCGGCACTGCTCGCGGCGCCCGCTGCGGCTGCTCACCCACTGCAACACCGGCAGGCTGGCCGCCGTTGACTGGGGAACCGCGCTTGGCGTCGTGCGGCACCTGCACGCTGCCGGGCACGTCGAGTACGTGCTCGCCGACGAGACCCGGCCGCTGCTGCAGGGCTCCCGGTTGACCGCGTGGGAACTCGCAGAGCTGGGCGTGCCCTACCGGCTGCTGCCCGACTCCGCGGCCCCCGCCGCCATGGCCACGGGGCTGGTGGACTGCGTGCTCGTCGGAGCCGACCGCGTCGCCGCCAACGGCGACGTCGCCAACAAGATCGGCACCTACGCCCTTGCGGTCGCGGCGGCCAGGCACCACATCCCGTTCTTCGTGGTGGCACCGGAATCCACTGTGGACCGTGAATTGCCGGACGGCTCGCACATCGTGCTGGAGCAACGGCCCGCCGAGGAAATCACCCACGTCGCGGGCACCCGCGTTGCTCCGCAGGGCGCGCAGGTGTTCAATCCCGCTTTCGACATCACCCCGGCGGAGTTGGTGACCGCCGTGGTCACCGAGCACGGCGTGCTCCACGTGAGGAGTTGA